From the genome of Spinacia oleracea cultivar Varoflay chromosome 2, BTI_SOV_V1, whole genome shotgun sequence, one region includes:
- the LOC130467216 gene encoding ATP-dependent DNA helicase Q-like SIM, which yields MEALGAWFSQQDCLVLAATWSGKSLCFQLPALLTRKVVVVISPLISLMHDQCLKLSKHGISACFLGSGQPDNTVEKKAMNGMYSVVYLSLSDEVYNAY from the exons ATGGAAGCTCTTGGTGCTTGGTTTTCTCAGCAAGACTGTCTTGTTCTTGCAGCAACATGGTCTG GGAAATCTCTGTGCTTTCAGCTACCTGCGCTTTTGACAAGGAAGGTCGTGGTCGTGATTTCTCCATTGATAAGCTTGATGCATGACCAGTGCTTAAAGCTATCAAAACATGGCATCTCTGCATGTTTCCTTGGATCAGGACAACCAGATAACACCGTTGAGAAGAAAGCAATGAATGGCATGTATTCCGTTGTATAC CTTTCACTGTCTGATGAGGTGTATAATGCATACTAA